TTTTTGGTGGTGGGCAATCAATTGTATTTGGGCGTGGCAGTGAAAGACAGCTCCGTGGGCGGCGGCCTGTTCAACCGCTTCGACGGCGTGTTGATGAACATTCGGCGGAAGGAATCTCCGGATCGTCCGGCGCCGTCGTTTGAATATTTCTATGGCTGGGTAACGGAACCGTGGGCCGATCCGGCAACGGGAAACATCGGCGCATTGCCGAGCTTTTTCGGCGCTGCCGGCGGCCCGCGCACGCCGGAGAATTTGGAGATTTGGGATGCCGTGACCACGGTGGCAGGCATTACCAATTCCGATACGGTGCCGGATGCGGGCTACACCATGGAATTCCGGCTGAACCTGACCCCGCGCGGCTATGACGTGACGCGGCCCGAAGGCGATATCGTCAGTTTCAACATTTCGATCTATGACACCGACTGGCAATGGCCGGTGATTCCGGGCAAGCTGAGCGGCAACCGCACCTGGTTCCAGGGTCCGTTCAGCGCGCCGCTGAGCAACACCGTGCGCATTCATGCGCGGCCGGATGTGACCGTCAACACTCAGACGCTGCCGGAGCTGGGCCCGGAGTTGATCATTCCCAACGCGGTGAATTATGCCACGCCCGCGATCGACGGCCAGTTGAACGAGCCGGTGTGGGCCAAGGCGCCGAGTTTTGACGTGCGCTTCGGCGATACCGCGCTGCGGGCGACCTATCCCAGCATTGGCCCGCTTGCCAGCGGCCAGTTCCAGCCGGAAGTCGGCGGCGGGCGCGCCGCGGTTCTGGATCCCGGCGACGCCACGTTCAAATATTTCTTCAAAGATGATATGCTGTACCTCGGCGTGGATGCGCGCGACGGCGCCGTGATTGCGGTGGACACCGATGCGCAATGGGACGGCATCCGCTTCATGATCAACGATCGCGTCGTGCGCGAGCCGGACAATCATGATCTCTTGGGACGCGAAGTCATCGTGCGTTTCGACCCGGCCGGCCAAACCGTTCTCGGAGGCTCGTTGGTTACGGAGGTAGCCGATGCGGTCACCGCGGCAGTTACCATGAAGCCCAATACCACGATCAACAACCCCGCGGATGTGGATGAAGGCTTTTTCATTGAGTTGGCCATCGATCTGACCAAGGTCGGTTATCCCGCCGGCCGCGGCGATGGCGTGATTTTCCTGGGTGCCTTGTTGTTCGATGGCGACACCCGCCCGAATCCCACCGATGACTACGGCAACTGGACGTGGTGGTTCAAAGAGCGCGGCAATAACGCCTCGCCGGTGTGGGCTTATATGGATCCCAACACCATCGTCACTGGCGTGCAAGACCGCGCCGGCGCGGAAGGCCTCCCGCAGGTTTTCACCCTCTACGGCAACTATCCCAATCCGTTCAATCCCTCCACGACGATCAGCTTCGGCATGCCCGAGGCCGGCTTGGTGACGCTCAAGGTGTACGACATCCTCGGGCGCAGCGTGCTGGTCAAGGAACTGGGCATGAAAGCGGCCGGCCGGCATGAAGCCGTATTCGAAGCCAAAGACTTCACCTCCGGCGCGTATTTCTATCGTTTGCAGATGACTGCCCCGAGCGGAAAGAAGCAATCGACCCTCTACGGCAGAATGATGGTAATCAAATAAGGCCATGCGGCCTCAATGAGCCTTCCGGAGTGCAAGCTCCGGAAGGCTCACTTGCTGTGCAGTTGTCGCATTCATGAGAATTCGTGTCAGCGGTGCAGCTCACACGACCACGCAAAGTCGAATTCCATGGCACAGGCCAATAGCCCAAGGGGCAAAATGTAGCAGCGAAGGGCAACGCCCTGGGAAATCGGTAATCATGAGGTATCACCAAGCCCCGACCGGGGCGCCCTCGAACCACGTCAGGAATGCCGCCCCGTCAGGGCGATATGCAATGAATTTTCCCGGTTCCCAGGGCGCCGCCCAGGGGCCGTTACATGGGGTCAAGTTGGCCTTTTATCACGATGAGAGTATGCCATGGGGCGCGGCAAGTTAGAATAACATTATGAAAGATTCTTGCCCACAAAGCAACCGTTTGCACCGCGGAGCCGCGGAGAGCGCGGAGTTTCAAAATCAAGAGAGTCCTTCTTCGCGATCTTCGCGATCTTCGCGTCTTCGCGGTGAGCCTTTGAAGTGAATGACACGGCAGTGTGCCTCGATCTTCACAGGATCCTTGCTGGATGACAGTTGGATGACAGTGGTGGTGGATACTTCGTGCGAGACAACAGTGTATGAATCGGGCTTATTGCTGCCCGCGGGTTTTAGATTTCAGCTTGTCTAAAATCTGGCGTAGAACGTAAAGTCGATTCTTTTCGCACAGATCAACAGCCTGAAGGGGGCGAAATGTAGCAGCGCAGGGCAACGCCCCGGAAAAGCCGCAATCGGGAGAAATCACCAAGCCCCAAAGGGGCGCCATAAAGCCAGGTCAGGAAGGCCGCCTCTGCAGGGCTAGGCGCGATAGATTTTATCGGTCCCAGGGCGCTGCCCAGGGGCCGTTACATGCGGCCGCGTTGGGGGCAAACCGGTCTTCTAAAGAAGAAAGTGTATGGTTAACGCTGTAGAACGAAATGACCGCTAGAAATCAAAACTAACTCAGAAATAATTCTGCGATTTGTTTTCTTCGAAACCCTCTAAAGTCCCACGTTCATTTTGGCAGAGAGGCGAGTATGTTCCTTCCAATGCTTCCAGTCCGCAGTCCTTTCCATCGCCGGCCGGGATGGCAAAGGCAAATGCCCACGATGATTTTGGCTTTTCTGCTCATGATTGGTTCGGTTGCCCATGCCGGCACCACCGGCAAGCTCTCGGGCCGTGTCTTGGACACGCAGAAGCAGCCGCTGCCCGGCGCGAGCGTCGTGTTGGCGGGAACCGCGCTGGGCGCCGCCGCCGATGCCGAAGGCTACTACAACATTCTCAACATCCCGCCCGGAACGTATCGCGTGCAGTACAGCATCATCGGCTACCAAACGATGGTGATCCAAAACATTTTGATTACCAGCGACAAGACCACGGTACAGAACGTCGAGTTGAGCGAGGAGACGCTCGCCGGTGAGGAAGTGGTGGTGACGGCGCAGCGCCCCGTCGTCGAGACGAATTTGACCAGTTCCGTGGCCACGGTCACCAGTGAGAATATTGCCACGCTGCCGGTGCAGGAGCTGAATGACGTGGTGAATCTGCAGGCGGGCGTGGTGGACGGCCACTTTCGCGGCGGCCGCCTGGGCGAGGTGCAATACCAGATCAACGGCGTCACGGTCAACAATCCCTACGACAATAACTCGACCCTGCGCATCGATCGTTCGCTGTTGCAGGAGGTGCAGGTCATCAGCGGCACGTTCGATGCGGAATACGGCCAGGCGATGAGCGGCGTGGTCAATGCCGTGCTCAAGACCGGCGCGGATTTTTTCAAGTGGAATGCCGAAGCGTTTGCGAGCGACTATGTGTTTACCAGCGGCGATCGCCGTAGAGTGAATGATGAATTCCGGCCGCTGGCCCGGCAGAATTATCAGCTCAGCGTGAGCGGGCCGGTGGGTTTGCCCAAAACCTATTTTATTGTCAGCGGGCGGCGCTACGTGGATGACGGTTACATCTATGGCGTTCGGGCCTTCAATCCCACGGACCGCGCGGATTTTCAAAGCCGGGTGTTCACGCCCACCGGCGACAGCGCCGAGGTGCCGCTGGCCTACTCGCGGGAGTGGTCGGGCCTGGTGAAAATCACGAATCGCGCGTGGAACAACCTCGAACTGTCCTATCAAGCCCTGGGCAACTGGATTGACAACAAGCGCTACAATTTCAGCTTTTTCTTTAACCCTGACGGCGCTTCCAAGCAACGCACCTATTCGCTCGTTCATGGCTTCGATGTGACGCATACGGTTTCCAAGAACACGTTTTACAATTTGAGCTTCCGGCAGAATCTGTTCGACTATCATGACTTCGTGTATGAGGATTTTGATGATCCGCGCTATGACGCGGCCGGCCCGGCGCAAGGCGATGCCAACTACAACCTGGGAGTGAGCGTGCAAGGTGTCGATCTCAATCGCTTCAAACAACGCACCAACAGCTTCGTTTTCAAAGGCAGCCTGACCAGCCAGGTGAAGCGTGATCATTTGCTCAAACTCGGCGCCGAATTCCAATCCTCGGATTTGAGCTTCGGCGTGCCGGGGCTGATTTACAGCCCGGGCGGCACCTTGATCGAGCGCCGTCTGTTCAGCACGCCGCTGTATTCGTTTCAAGAGCTGGAAACCTACAATCCCATTACGTTCGCGGCTTATGCGCAGGATCAAATCGAATGGCAGGATTTGATCGTGCGCGCGGGCGCGCGCTGGGAATACTTCGACGCGCGCGCGACGCTGCCCAGCGATTTGCAGAATCCCGCGAACGCGATTCAAGGCGCGCCGCAATCCGTGCCGCGCTCGACCACGGCGAAATCCTCGCTGGCGCCGCGCATCGGCGTGTCGTATCCCATCTCCACCACGGCGGCGCTGTTCTTTGCGTATGGCCATTTCTATCAATATCCCGGCCTCGGCCAGCTCTTCAATAATTCCGATTACTCGCTGTTGAGCGAGCTGCAAGCGGGCGCGAGCAACTACAGCGTGTTCGGCAATCCCGACATCAAGCCCGAGCGCACGGTGCAATACGAGTTCGGCTACAAGCACGCGCTTACGGATTTCCTCGGCCTGGATTTCAGCATCTTCTACAAAGACATTCGCGACTTGCTGGGCGTGGAATTCATTTCAACCTATGCGGCCGCGGAGTATGCGCGCTTGACCAACGTCGATTTCGGCAACGTGCTCGGTTTCACCATCGCGCTCGATCAGCGCCGCCTCGGCCTGATCAGCACCATGCTCGATTACACCTGGCAGCGCGCGCAGGGCAACTCCAGCGATCCGCGCGAAACCGCGACGCGCGCCTCGGCCGGCGAAGACCCGCGGCCGCGGCAAGTGCCGCTCAACTGGGACCAGCGCCATACACTCAACGCAACGATCACCCTCGACCAGCCCGGTGATTTTGCCATCAGCACCATCCTCCGCTACGGCGGCGGCCAGCCCTATACGCCGGAAATCGGGTCCGGCTTCGGCGCCGATTTGGAAGCCAACTCCGGCCGCAAGCCCGCGTTCGTGCTGGTGGACGTGCGCGCGGAGAAATTCTTCCAACTTGCCGGCTTTGACATGAGCGCGTTCCTGCGCGGCTTCAACGTGTTGGATGGCCGTTACTCCAACGGCTTCATCTTCAGCAGCACCGGCAGCCCGGACTATTCTTTGAATCCTGAAACCGATCGCACGACGCTCGCCGATCCGAACCGCTACTATCCGCCGCGCCGCCTCGAAGTGGGATTGACGGTGAGCGCCCGCTAGGCCTGTTGGCCGCGACACGCAGCGCTGCTTTGGCCTTTCGTTCAGTCAAGGAGACTCAAGTTATGAAATGCAGACTCATGTTGTGTATCTCGTGGTTGGCGCTAGTTGCCGCCGCTCATGCCCAGCTCCAGCCGGTGGTGCCGCCGGAAAAACGCGGGCGTGTCGATGCCGAGCGCCAGGGCACGCACGATGCCGCCAGCATCCGCACCTTTTTCTATAATTATGGCATGGTCGGCGATTATCCGCCCGATCCCATCGGCGTCGATCTCAGCGTGTTTCATTCCGCCGAAGTGCCCAAAGGCAGCGGCTTGAACTATACCGACGGCATTACGCCGTTCGTGCTGGCGCGCATTCAGGAAAACAACGGCAAAACCTCACACCTCATGGAAACCGGCTTTCGCGAGCGGCAACAAGCCAGTCCCTATCGCAATCGCATCATGCGTTTCGAGCCGCGCCCGGGATTTTTCCAACCCGATCCCGGGATCAACAAGGGCCGCTCGCCCGCGATCAGCAACGATCCGCGCACCTGGCCTGATCTCTGGCCGGACAAGGAGAATGATCCCGATGATCCCGGATGGACCGGCAGTTGGAACGGCTACTTCGGCAAGCGGCCCAATGCCGATCAGGAAAGCTACACCGTGATGGACGACGACTTCTATGATGCCTGGGATTTCTATCCCGACAAGCGTGATTCCACGCGCCGCGGCTTGGGCCTGCGCATCGAGGTGCGCGGCTTTCAGTGGGCCAATCCGCAATCCTCCAATGTGATCTTCTGGCACTATGACATCACCAATGAAGGCACCACCGACTACAACGAGAATATCATCTTCGGCTTGTACATGGATTCCGGCGTGGGCGGCTCTTCGATTTCATGCGACGGCATCGCAGAATCGGATGATGACAACGCCTTCTACACCAAGCGCGGCAATCTCAATCTCGTTTACACCTGGGACAAAGGCGGCCACGGCGATGCCCTGGGCACCAATTGCTATCCCACCGGCTATTTGGGCTATGGTTATTTGGAAACGCCGGGCAAACCGTTCGACGGCAGCGACAACGACTATGACGGCATCATCGATGAAAAACGCGACGGCGGACCGGGACAACTCATCACCGGGCAGGACAACATCAAAGCCTATTTCCTGGCGAATTACAATCAGGCGGATTTCGAGCGCGAACACGGCACCGTCGAAAGCCGTTCGGCTTATCGCGCCGGCCGCTGGTGGACCGGGGATGAAGATTTTGACTGGGTGGCGGAGTTGCATGACACCGGCGCCGACGGCGTGTTTGGCACCAATGACACCGGCGAGGGCGACGGCATTCCCACCAACGGTGAAACGAATTTTGACCGCACCGATCTGCACGAGTCGGATCAAATCGGCCTGACGGGTTTCAAATTCAATCGTATTCGCGCGGGCGCCGGCAACCCCAGCCAGGAAGTCGACGGGATCGTGTTTTTTGACGACGGCAAGAACTGGCCCAAGCGTTTGTATGATCAATTCACTGACCCCGATCCGGCGAAGCGTTTCGATCCGCCGCTCGCTTTGAACTACAACATCGGTTTTGTGTTTGCCTCCGGCCCGTTCACGCTGCGGGCCGGGAAGACGGAGCGCTTCAGCCTGGCGCTGGCCTTCGGCGCGGATTTGGAAGAGCTGGAGAATACCGTCAAAATCGTGCAGCTCATCTACAACGCCAATTATCAATTCGCGGTGCCACCGCCCATGCCCACGGTCACCGCAGAGGCCGGCGATGGTTATGTGCGGCTTGCTTGGGATGATCAAGCCGAGCGCGGCATCGATCCGGTCACGCTCGAAAATGACTTCGAAGGTTACCGCGTTTACCGCGCCACGGATCCGGAATTTCGCGACGTCAAGGTCATCAGCACCGGCCGCGGCACCGGGCCGCTGGGCAACGGCAAGCCGCTGGCGCAGTTCGATTTGGTCAATGACAAAAAAGGCTTCTCCTCGCAAGTGGTGGAGGGGGTGGCGTATTATTTGGGCAACAACACCGGCCTGGCGCACACCTTTATCGACACCACCGTGACGAACGGCCAGCTTTACTACTATGCGGTCACGGCCTACGATTTTGGCTCGGATTCCCTGGGCTTTTATCCCTCGGAAAATGCCATTGCGGTCTCGCGCACGCCGCGCGGCGGTACGATCTTGCCGAAGAATGTCGTCGCGGTGCGGCCGAATCCGCGGGTGCGGGGTTTCACGCGTGCCGAGGCCTCGAATACCACTCGTGTGGCGGGCCGCGGCACCGGCAGTGTTGCGGTGCAGGTGGTGAACTCCGCGCTGGTGCCGGACAATCACACCTATGAGCTGAGATTCAGAAGCCTGTTCGCGGACAGCATCCGCGCCAATGTTTTTGATTTGGTGGACATGACCGGCAACGACACGCTTTTCACCAACGGCTACGATTTGGAAGGCGCCGGCAGCGGCCTGGTCGGCAAGGGCCTGCTCCCGATCGTGAGCACTCCCAAGACCGTCATGGTTGATTCCGCCAGCGGTTTTACGCCGGCGAGCCTCACCAACGGACGCCTGCAAGTGACATATCGCAATCCGTTGCCCATCAATCTGAAGCGCCCCGGCTTCCCGGAAGACATGACCATCACCTTCAGCAATGTGCCGATCGATACCTCGCTGCGGGGCTTTGGCTTGCTGCGCTCGCGGCCGACCAAGTTCCGCATTCATGCGCACACCGCCGCCGGCGACCTGCGCATGAAGTTCTATTTCCTGGACAAGGATAACGACGGCACGCTGAGTTTGCCCTTCCCGGATGAATTCATCGATGTTGTCACCTATCTTCCCAACCGGCCAACCGCCTACGAAACTTGGCGTGTGGAATTGGACACCACCGGGCAGGCGCAACGCGGCTCTCTCCAAGTGCCCACCTTGGGCGATGTTTATGAAATGAAGTTGATCTATCCCTTCGAACATGGTGAGGTATATTCGTTTTCCACCACCGGTGAGTTCATCAACCCGGCGGCCGCGCAGAGCCTGGCACAGCAAGAGCCATATGTCGTGCCGAATCCCTACGTCGGCTTGGCGAGTTTTGAAGCGGAGCGTTTCGCCATCTCCGGCCGCGGCGAGCGGCGAATGGAATTTCGCAACCTGCCGCAAAACTGCACGATTCGCATTTTCACGGTGCGCGGCGAGTTGGTGCAAACGCTGCATCATGACGGCTCCGATTTTGGCATGGTGCCGTGGGATTTGCGTTCGAAAGACAATCTCGAAATCGCGCCGGGGTTGTACCTCTATCATGTGGATGCCGGCCCGCTGGGCAAGCATATCGGAAAGTTTGCGATAATAAAGTGAGATTTTCAAAAGCGTGTCCCCAGCGGATAGATTAAGTCCAACGGATGAAGCCTTTTTGATATAAAGCAGTTTGAAGCGGTTTCGCTGGAAAGGTTATTGGCTTTTTATCTTTGGCTTTCATCTATCCGCTGGTGGCGAAGGCTTCAAAATCTCTCACTCGAAGGGAGGCGAGGTATGCCGCTCCTGCACCAAGAATTGACCTACGAGTTGCGCATGTGCATGATGGAGGTACACAACGAAATCGGAGTCGGCTTCGATGAGGAAACTTACCATCAAGGTGTGATTCGGAGGTTCATGAAAGCAGGAATCCCCTTCGTTTCGAAGCCGCAGCGGCACATTTTGCATCGCGGCGCGCCGGTCAAAACCATCGAATTAGACTTCCTTGCAGACGAGAAGGTCATTATCGAGTTGAAGTGCTTGCGCTGCGGTTTTCTGCGGGCGAATTACATTCAGATTCTTTCGCACCTCAAACTCTGGCAAAAGAAATTGGGGTTGTTGGTCAATTGGGGTTTTCCTCGGCTTCAGTTCAAGCGAATTCCATTCACAGAAAAACCCAAGAAGGTTGCGGAAGAATACGGCTATATCAAAGGTGCTTTGACTGAATCAGAGCGACTAGCTTTAGCTAGATTGCGTGAAGCCATTTTGTTTGTGTTGGAAACCCATGGTCTTGGGTATGGCAAATCTACGTATCAAGCGTTGGTGCAATCCGAGTTGAAATACCGGCAAATCGGATTTGAGAAAGGCAAAATTGTCGAGGTCGTCTATGGGAACGAAATCATCCGTTCATACCCAATGCGCTTTTGGCTCATCGAAAACCAAATGCTCTGTGACATCGCGGCTTTACAAGAGCGCATACTGCCGGAGCACGTCGTGCGCATGCAAACGTTTCTCAAAAAGCTTGAATTATCCGCCGGCCTGATCGTGAACTTTGGAAAGAGCCAACTGGAGCTTCGTGGCGTGCGTTGTTAGCAGATGTGAAAGAACGACCGAGGCTTAAAAATATCGTCAACGGAGGGATGAAGCCCAACCGATGAAAAGTGAAAAGCTTTATCCGCTGGTCTTAATCTATCCGTTGGGGCAAGTCTTAAAAGCAATACCCGTTTAAGGAGTCTGAATATGAAATCGAAACTTGTTCTCTTCGCCATTCTGTTGTTCAGCGCGTCCGTGTATCCGCAAAGCAAAACCGGCACCACCGTTGCGCAGTTTTTGTTGATTGAGCCGAGCGCGCGTTTGGCGGCCATGGGCAACGCCGGGGTTGCCATGTATGACGAGGTGGCGGCGGCCTACTACAATGCCGGCGCGATCGGGCTGCAAAGCGGCTACAGCGCACAGTTTTCGCACAGCACCTGGCTCGCGGATATTTCGTACAACTACGCGGCCGCCGCGCTGCAAGCCGGAGAATTGGGCAACATCTTTCTCAGCGTCACCTCGCTCAGTTCCGGCGAAATCGACGTGCGCACGGTCGAACAACCGCTGGGCACCGGTGAACGCTACACGGTTTCGAATCTTGCGCTCGGCCTCGGCTTCGGCCGGCAGATCTCCGATCGTTTTTCCGCCGGCGTGCAGGTGCATTACATTCAAGAGCGGATCTGGCACAGCACGCTCTCGACGTTTGCCCTCAACGTCGGCACGGTTTATCGCCTCTCGGAAAATGGCTTGCGTTTGGGCGCCAGTATTTCGAATTTTGGCCTGCCCGCAAGCTATGATGGCCGCGATTTGCGCTTCGTTTTCGATCGTGACCCGGACAAATACGGCGACAACAGCGCGCTCCCCGGCTTGGTCTTTACGGAGGATTATCCGCTGCCGGTGCTCTTTCGTGTGGGCGTGACCTATCCCATGCGCCTCAATCCGAGCAACGTCGTACACCTTGCGGTGAATGCTTTTCATCCCAGCGATAACACGGAGAGCATGAGTGTGGGCGCGGAATGGCTGCTGTTCAAAATGCTCGCGTTGCG
This genomic stretch from bacterium harbors:
- a CDS encoding TonB-dependent receptor; translation: MPTMILAFLLMIGSVAHAGTTGKLSGRVLDTQKQPLPGASVVLAGTALGAAADAEGYYNILNIPPGTYRVQYSIIGYQTMVIQNILITSDKTTVQNVELSEETLAGEEVVVTAQRPVVETNLTSSVATVTSENIATLPVQELNDVVNLQAGVVDGHFRGGRLGEVQYQINGVTVNNPYDNNSTLRIDRSLLQEVQVISGTFDAEYGQAMSGVVNAVLKTGADFFKWNAEAFASDYVFTSGDRRRVNDEFRPLARQNYQLSVSGPVGLPKTYFIVSGRRYVDDGYIYGVRAFNPTDRADFQSRVFTPTGDSAEVPLAYSREWSGLVKITNRAWNNLELSYQALGNWIDNKRYNFSFFFNPDGASKQRTYSLVHGFDVTHTVSKNTFYNLSFRQNLFDYHDFVYEDFDDPRYDAAGPAQGDANYNLGVSVQGVDLNRFKQRTNSFVFKGSLTSQVKRDHLLKLGAEFQSSDLSFGVPGLIYSPGGTLIERRLFSTPLYSFQELETYNPITFAAYAQDQIEWQDLIVRAGARWEYFDARATLPSDLQNPANAIQGAPQSVPRSTTAKSSLAPRIGVSYPISTTAALFFAYGHFYQYPGLGQLFNNSDYSLLSELQAGASNYSVFGNPDIKPERTVQYEFGYKHALTDFLGLDFSIFYKDIRDLLGVEFISTYAAAEYARLTNVDFGNVLGFTIALDQRRLGLISTMLDYTWQRAQGNSSDPRETATRASAGEDPRPRQVPLNWDQRHTLNATITLDQPGDFAISTILRYGGGQPYTPEIGSGFGADLEANSGRKPAFVLVDVRAEKFFQLAGFDMSAFLRGFNVLDGRYSNGFIFSSTGSPDYSLNPETDRTTLADPNRYYPPRRLEVGLTVSAR
- a CDS encoding GxxExxY protein, coding for MPLLHQELTYELRMCMMEVHNEIGVGFDEETYHQGVIRRFMKAGIPFVSKPQRHILHRGAPVKTIELDFLADEKVIIELKCLRCGFLRANYIQILSHLKLWQKKLGLLVNWGFPRLQFKRIPFTEKPKKVAEEYGYIKGALTESERLALARLREAILFVLETHGLGYGKSTYQALVQSELKYRQIGFEKGKIVEVVYGNEIIRSYPMRFWLIENQMLCDIAALQERILPEHVVRMQTFLKKLELSAGLIVNFGKSQLELRGVRC
- a CDS encoding PorV/PorQ family protein, whose protein sequence is MKSKLVLFAILLFSASVYPQSKTGTTVAQFLLIEPSARLAAMGNAGVAMYDEVAAAYYNAGAIGLQSGYSAQFSHSTWLADISYNYAAAALQAGELGNIFLSVTSLSSGEIDVRTVEQPLGTGERYTVSNLALGLGFGRQISDRFSAGVQVHYIQERIWHSTLSTFALNVGTVYRLSENGLRLGASISNFGLPASYDGRDLRFVFDRDPDKYGDNSALPGLVFTEDYPLPVLFRVGVTYPMRLNPSNVVHLAVNAFHPSDNTESMSVGAEWLLFKMLALRGGYQNLFLKDSEVGVTLGAGMNLEVDGYAFRLDYAWADHGRLESAQRFSLGVTF